The following coding sequences lie in one Vitis vinifera cultivar Pinot Noir 40024 chromosome 19, ASM3070453v1 genomic window:
- the THI1-1 gene encoding thiamine thiazole synthase 1, chloroplastic translates to MATLTSSICSKPKASVFDPHKSSFHGVPIATQARLSPVKSTPVNLAVTAAAMPYDLRSFKFEPIKESIVSREMTRRYMMDMITYADTDVVVVGAGSAGLSCAYELSKNPSVQVAIIEQSVSPGGGAWLGGQLFSSMVVRKPAHRFLDELGLEYDEQDNYVVIKHAALFTSTIMSKLLARPNVKLFNAVAAEDLIIKEGKVGGVVTNWALVSMNHDTQSCMDPNVMEAKVVVSSCGHDGPFGATGVKRLRSVGMIDSVPGMKALDMNTAEDEIVRLTREVVPGMIVTGMEVAEIDGSPRMGPTFGAMMISGQKAAHLALKSLGLPNALDGTYIGNLHPELVLAAAADAAEIAEA, encoded by the exons ATGGCAACCCTCACCTCCTCCATCTGCTCCAAGCCTAAAGCCTCCGTTTTCGATCCACACAAGTCCTCTTTCCATGGCGTCCCTATCGCCACCCAGGCCCGCCTGAGCCCGGTGAAATCCACGCCGGTGAATCTCGCCGTTACAGCCGCAGCGATGCCCTACGACCTCCGGTCGTTCAAGTTCGAACCCATCAAGGAGTCGATCGTCTCTCGCGAGATGACCCGCCGGTACATGATGGACATGATCACCTACGCGGACACTGACGTCGTTGTCGTCGGCGCCGGCTCTGCTGGGCTGTCCTGCGCCTACGAGCTCAGCAAGAACCCCTCCGTACAGGTGGCGATCATTGAGCAATCCGTCAGCCCCGGCGGCGGCGCGTGGCTCGGGGGCCAGCTCTTCTCCTCCATGGTGGTCCGCAAGCCAGCACACCGCTTTCTCGATGAGCTTGGCCTAGAGTACGACGAGCAAGACAACTACGTGGTGATAAAGCACGCGGCTCTCTTCACATCCACCATCATGAGCAAGCTCTTGGCGAGGCCCAACGTGAAGCTCTTCAACGCGGTGGCAGCCGAGGATCTGATTATAAAGGAAGGGAAAGTCGGCGGGGTGGTGACCAACTGGGCTCTGGTGTCGATGAACCACGACACACAGTCGTGTATGGACCCGAACGTGATGGAGGCGAAGGTGGTGGTGAGCTCATGTGGACACGACGGGCCGTTCGGAGCCACTGGAGTGAAGAGGCTGAGGAGCGTTGGAATGATAGACAGCGTTCCGGGAATGAAGGCGCTAGACATGAACACGGCAGAGGATGAGATCGTGAGGCTCACCAGGGAGGTGGTGCCGGGAATGATCGTCACCGGAATGGAAGTTGCAGAGATTGATGGCTCCCCAAGGatg GGACCGACATTCGGAGCGATGATGATATCAGGGCAGAAGGCAGCTCACTTGGCCTTGAAGTCTCTGGGGCTGCCCAACGCTCTGGACGGCACATACATCGGAAACCTCCATCCCGAGCTGGTCTTGGCCGCTGCCGCCGATGCTGCTGAGATTGCTGAGGCTTAA
- the LOC100255424 gene encoding DDRGK domain-containing protein 1, which yields MEDLFVFILSMLLVIALIPLYLWKRRQDSRSSDEHEEEHQVQQRETVVRATGARRMRRRPASGASTSSAPTATVEEIVDESDEDVAVDEYEAKHSKKRERKRQEREAQRQADEAARESRLTKQDRYAETRRRKDEEREAKERQLEEEAKAQKAKEDEAAALEFEKWKGEFSVDAEGTTENEMQDGNQGLLVDFVEYIKKQKCVPLEDLAAEFKLRTQDCINRITSLENMGRLSGVMDDRGKFIYISQEEMHAVADYIKRQGRVSISHLASKSNQFIDLEPKAQVVDDISGVEEMAVT from the exons ATGGAAGATCTTTTTGTGTTTATACTTTCTATGCTTCTTGTCATTGCATTAATTCCGCTATACTTATGGAAGAGGCGTCAGGATTCTCGATCATCTGATGAACATGAGGAAGAACATCAG GTTCAACAAAGGGAAACTGTTGTACGGGCAACTGGTGCTCGTCGGATGCGTCGACGACCAGCCTCTGGTGCAAGCACATCATCGGCCCCGACAGCAACTGTAGAAG AAATTGTTGATGAAAGTGATGAGGATGTTGCTGTTGATGAGTATGAAGCTAAACAttcaaagaaaagagagaggaaaCGCCAAGAGCGGGAAGCACAGCGACAg GCCGACGAAGCTGCACGTGAGTCAAGGCTAACAAAACAAGACAGATATGCAGAAACGAGGAGGAGGAAGGATGAGGAGCGCGAAGCAAAGGAGCGCCAGCTT gaagaagaagctaaagCTCAAAAGGCCAAGGAGGATGAAGCAGCTGCATTGGAGTTTGAGAAGTGGAAAGGAGAATTTTCTGTTGATGCAGAAGGTACAACAGAAAATGAAATGCAAGATGGAAATCAGGGGTTGCTTGTGGATTTTGTGGAATACATAAAG AAACAGAAATGCGTGCCCTTGGAAGATCTTGCTGCAGAATTTAAGTTGCGAACTCAG GACTGTATTAATCGGATAACCTCCCTGGAAAATATGG GTCGACTCTCTGGTGTCATGGATGATAGAGGAAAATTCATATACATCTCACAAGAAGAAATGCATGCTGTTGCTGACTATATCAAGCGTCAGGGGCGGGTTAGCATCTCACACCTAGCTAGTAAGTCCAACCAGTTCATTGATTTGGAGCCAAAAGCACAGGTTGTTGATGATATCAGTGGTGTAGAGGAGATGGCTGTCACTTGA
- the LOC100243454 gene encoding COBRA-like protein 10, with translation MKTKTCMKIPWNIVLFSCVLLFYISPKVQVCRGQDEDIDAPPPLPLEEEECNGIFLSYTFISRQKAFPRLKNASAQAWAFKSTATVMNTGLDELKAWKIFIGFQHEEILVSADGAVIADGDDFPAAVGNGTYLSGYPQADLKTSVETASDLNQMQVQIPMTGTQFGLKPPAVPMPRTIRLENDGYKCPNPTRRGSSMHVCCAKDPKYKAREEKSTKFSPRRNGDLSFSYDVLQASDSNYLAQVTIDNKNPIGRLDHWNLTWEWMRGEFIYNMRGAFTRKKDSSECIYGEAGQYYKTFDFSAVMNCEKRPVIVDLPADRAKDEKVGNLPYCCRNGSLLPSTMDVSRSRSVFQLQVYKLPPDLNRTALFPPQNWEVDGVLNPHYKCGPPIRVDPTEFPEPSGLQSTVIAVASWQVVCNITRPRAKHSRCCVSFSAFYNDSVVPCNTCACGCEESDTCSADANPLLLPSEALLVPFDNRTARAKAWAKVKHYPVPDPLPCPDNCRVSINWHIYTDYRTGWTARISIFNWDDVIFEDWFGAIVMEKTYPGYENVYSFNGTKLPQLNNTIFFEGLPGLNYLMGETNGTNPKRDPRVPGKQQSIISFTKKQTPGINLARGDGFPSRVFFNGEECSLPAQLPLRGGQSRTHVSFLPVVFLTVVIWGLH, from the exons atgaaaacaaaaacatgcaTGAAGATACCATGGAATATTGTACTATTCTCTTGTGTATTACTCTTCTATATTTCTCCTAAGGTTCAAGTCTGTCGAGGACAAGACGAAGATATCGACGCGCCACCACCTCTGCcactggaagaagaagaatgcaACGGAATATTCCTGTCCTACACTTTCATATCGCGACAGAAGGCATTCCCACGACTGAAGAATGCATCAGCGCAGGCTTGGGCTTTTAAGTCCACCGCCACGGTGATGAATACAGGGTTAGATGAGTTGAAGGCATGGAagatatttatagggtttcaGCATGAGGAGATATTGGTGAGTGCAGATGGGGCTGTTATAGCAGATGGGGATGATTTTCCGGCGGCGGTCGGGAACGGGACCTACTTGTCGGGGTATCCGCAGGCGGATTTAAAGACCTCTGTTGAGACTGCAAGTGATTTGAATCAGATGCAGGTGCAGATTCCGATGACTGGGACGCAGTTCGGGTTGAAGCCTCCGGCAGTTCCTATGCCAAGGACTATAAGGCTTGAAAATGATGGATATAAATGCCCTAATCCTACTCGTCGTG GGAGCTCAATGCATGTATGCTGTGCAAAGGATCCAAAATACAAGGCCAGAGAGGAAAAATCAACGAAGTTCTCGCCTCGACGGAACGGTGATCTCTCCTTCTCTTACGATGTCCTCCAAGCCTCGGACAGCAACTATCTTGCCCAAGTAACCATTGATAACAAAAACCCTATTGGCCGTCTGGACCATTGGAACTTAACTTGGGAGTGGATGAGAGGAGAGTTCATATACAACATGAGAGGAGCCTTCACTCGTAAAAAGGACAGCTCAGAATGCATATACGGGGAAGCCGGACAGTACTACAAAACCTTTGATTTCTCTGCTGTCATGAACTGCGAGAAAAGACCAGTCATTGTAGACCTGCCTGCTGATAGAGCAAAGGATGAGAAAGTTGGGAACTTACCATATTGCTGTAGAAATGGCAGTCTTCTACCGAGCACCATGGACGTGAGCAGATCAAGATCCGTTTTCCAATTACAAGTTTACAAGCTTCCACCTGACCTGAATCGAACCGCTCTTTTCCCACCCCAGAACTGGGAAGTTGACGGCGTTCTTAATCCACATTACAAGTGTGGCCCTCCTATTAGAGTAGACCCAACAGAATTTCCAGAACCGAGCGGCCTTCAGTCTACCGTTATAGCCGTGGCAAGTTGGCAAGTGGTCTGCAACATCACTCGCCCTCGAGCCAAGCATTCCAGATGTTGCGTTTCCTTTTCCGCCTTCTACAATGATTCCGTTGTGCCCTGCAACACCTGCGCTTGCGGCTGTGAGGAATCAGACACTTGCAGTGCCGACGCCAACCCTTTGCTCCTCCCTTCGGAGGCTCTGCTTGTGCCCTTTGACAATAGAACAGCCAGAGCAAAAGCTTGGGCTAAAGTTAAACACTATCCTGTTCCAGATCCATTGCCTTGTCCGGACAATTGTAGGGTTAGCATTAATTGGCACATCTATACTGATTACAGGACTGGATGGACCGCCCGGATTTCAATCTTCAATTGGGATGATGTGATTTTTGAGGACTGGTTTGGAGCAATTGTGATGGAGAAAACTTATCCTGGTTATGAAAATGTGTACTCATTCAATGGGACCAAGCTGCCACAGCTCAACAATACCATCTTCTTTGAAGGCTTACCAGGTCTGAACTACTTAATGGGAGAGACAAATGGGACTAACCCGAAACGTGATCCAAGAGTACCTGGAAAGCAGCAgtcaataatttcatttaccAAGAAACAGACGCCGGGGATCAATTTAGCTAGAGGGGATGGATTTCCTTCACGGGTGTTCTTCAATGGGGAAGAATGCTCTCTTCCTGCACAGCTTCCCTTGAGAGGAGGGCAAAGTCGAACTCATGTCAGCTTCTTGCCAGTGGTTTTCCTCACAGTGGTAATTTGGGGTCTCCATTGA
- the LOC100250247 gene encoding rab GTPase-activating protein 22 gives MWFDTGAPTDSFYEVRAECSDVPKTRFKIKAGKTLSERRWKAAFSPEGHLEMSRMLSRIQRGGIHPTIRGEVWEFLLGCYDPKSTYEEREQIRQRRREQYAKWKEQCCQMFPVIGSGRYITAPIITDDGQPIQDPLVLLEANPQKGSALPHDNGDAQDSELSTSNSSETKKPINHPPIDKKEIQWKLTLHQIGLDVVRTDRTLVFYEKQENLAKLWDILAVYAWIDTDIGYCQGMSDLCSPMIMLLEDEADAFWCFEHLMRRLRGNFRCTDSSVGVETQLSNLALITQVIDPKLHQHLETLGGGDYLFAFRMLMVLFRREFSFGDSLYLWEMMWALEYDPDFFSMYEETDSANEKAEGSKGKPKSMHQYGKFERENMKNKIKNGEAPLPISVFLVASVLKEKSSKLLTEARGLDDVVKILNDITGNLDAKKACTGAMKLHRKYLKKAKKV, from the exons ATGTGGTTTGATACTGGAGCTCCCACCGATTCCTTCTACGAGGTTAGGGCCGAGTGCTCGGATGTGCCAAAAACCCGATTCAAAATCAAG GCTGGAAAAACTCTAAGTGAAAGAAGATGGAAGGCTGCATTTAGTCCAGAAGGTCATCTTGAAATGAGCAGGATGCTTAGTAGAATCCAAAGAGGG gGAATCCATCCAACAATTAGAGGAGAAGTTTGGGAATTTCTGCTTGGTTGTTATGATCCAAAGAGCACATATGAGGAAAGAGAGCAAATACGGCAACGTCGAAG GGAACAATATGCTAAATGGAAGGAACAGTGCTGCCAAATGTTTCCTGTTATTGGGAGTGGCAGATATATCACAGCACCTATTATTACTGACGATGGTCAGCCCATTCAAGATCCTTTGGTACTTCTTGAAGCAAATCCACAGAAGGGTTCGGCTTTACCTCATGATAATGGTGATGCTCAAGACTCGGAGCTTTCAACTTCCAACAGCTCAGAAACAAAGAAACCAATTAATCATCCTCCAATTGACAAGAAGGAAATCCAGTGGAAGCTTACACTACATCAAATAG GTCTCGATGTGGTTCGCACTGACAGGACATTAGTTTTTTATGAGAAGCAAGAAAATCTGGCAAAACTTTGGGATATTCTAGCTGTTTATGCATGGATAGACACAGATATTGGCTACTGTCAAG GCATGAGTGATCTCTGCTCCCCAATGATAATGCTTCTTGAAGACGAAGCAGATGCATTTTGGTGCTTTGAACATTTGATGCGCAGATTG cgAGGGAATTTCAGATGCACCGACAGCTCTGTTGGAGTGGAGACACAGCTTAGTAATTTAGCTTTAATTACTCAAGTTATTGATCCAAAACTTCATCAGCACTTAG AGACACTAGGTGGAGGTGACTATCTATTTGCTTTCCGAATGCTTATGGTTTTGTTTCGCAGAGAATTTTCTTTTGGTGACTCATTGTATCTTTGGGAG ATGATGTGGGCTTTGGAGTATGATCCAGATTTCTTCTCCATGTATGAAGAGACTGACTCAGCTAATGAAAAAGCTGAGGGATCTAAAGGAAAACCAAAGTCGATGCACCAGTATGGAAAGTTTGAgagggaaaatatgaaaaataaaataaaaaatggagaagcTCCCCTCCCCATTTCTGTTTTCCTCGTTGCCAGTGTCTTGAAAGAGAAGAGCTCAAAGCTACTTACAGAAGCTCGGGGATTGGATGATGTTGTTAAG ATATTGAATGACATAACTGGGAATCTGGATGCCAAAAAGGCTTGCACCGGGGCAATGAAACTTCACAGGAAATATCTAAAAAAG GCCAAGAAGGTATAG